Below is a genomic region from Populus trichocarpa isolate Nisqually-1 chromosome 15, P.trichocarpa_v4.1, whole genome shotgun sequence.
CAACCTCCCAAACCCCAAATTCAAAAACCAACaaacggtaaaaaaaaaaaaaaaagcattgaaacccaaaattacaaaaaacaaaatcaaaataggaaaataaatacCGCTACTGATCGAGGGCATTAGGGCCAGTACAATAACTGACCAAATGGTTCCAAACCCACTGAACCAAAAACTTCCGTCTGATCCCGTTCATATTATACGTGGCACCATCGTGGTCCGTCAGCATTTGTCCAGTATAGGACCCACCACCCCCAGTTCCATAAATACCCTCACACAAATCGGCTATCTCCACAGGAGCACTCGGATCCTGTCCTGCATACCAAGCATTCACCAATGGATTTGTTGCCAATTCAGCAATCTCATGAGCAATCACACTGATCATTCCTTCAACGCCCACGTCACCGTTAGGTGATTTTAGTGCCTTCCACCCTGGCCTGAACTCCGGCACGGCAAAAGGATAAGCACACACACCAGGGCACTGCTTTGCACTGTTACCAACCCAGGCATAAGGCAAGGTGTACCCTACAATTGAAGGGAACGTAAAATAATGAAACCCACAAACCTGCCCACAAAAATCCTGGACGTACACATCATCAGAAGTCAACAGAAGATACAACCCATTTCTTGGATTGATAGGCAGCGGCTTAGTTCTGGCTGTCACAGCACTCCTGATCACCGACTGTATAGACAACCTTGTTAACGACTTCCCATGA
It encodes:
- the LOC7481826 gene encoding protein EXORDIUM-like 3, which produces MAPSTSRTSVFITAAILTLLFAITPITCWRPWPHLNPNSSDLLYDSSKKFEGSSEFVHLRYHMGPVLTGNITVHTIWYGRWQKSQKKIIRGFINSISDVHARHPSVAGWWRTVQLYTDQTGANISHTVQLGQEKNDRFYSHGKSLTRLSIQSVIRSAVTARTKPLPINPRNGLYLLLTSDDVYVQDFCGQVCGFHYFTFPSIVGYTLPYAWVGNSAKQCPGVCAYPFAVPEFRPGWKALKSPNGDVGVEGMISVIAHEIAELATNPLVNAWYAGQDPSAPVEIADLCEGIYGTGGGGSYTGQMLTDHDGATYNMNGIRRKFLVQWVWNHLVSYCTGPNALDQ